CAACAATATTAACACTAGCAGCCACTGTCTGGCAGATTTTCGCCGAGTTGAATACTGTCCCTTTGGATAATAACCTAACGCAATTCGTAACATTTTCGCAAAAATACTGCCGACTATGATACGAATTTCCAACGGTCTGGAGGATAAATGTTTACCGGAATCATAACTGATATTGGCGTTATCGCCCGGGTTGAACAACGCGGCGATATGCGGGCGCGGGTTTCGACCGGATATGATATGTCCGGCGTTGATCTTGGTGCGTCGATCTCTTGCGACGGGGTGTGCCTGACCGTGATTGGCAAGGGCGATGACTGGTTCGACGTTGATATCTCGGCCGAGACGGTTTCGAAGACCAATATCAGCGCGAATGGCTGGGAGACCGGGAAGCGGATCAATCTGGAACGTGCGCTGAAGGTCGGGGATGAACTTGGTGGTCATATCGTTTCGGGCCATGTGGATGGCGTGGCGGAGATTGTCGAGATGCGGGATGAGGGCGACAGCACCCGCATCGTGTTTGAGGCTCCGGCGGAACTGGCGCGGTTCATTGCACCCAAGGGCTCGGTTGCATTAAACGGCACGTCGCTGACCGTGAATGAGGTTGATGGCAGGCGTTTCGGCGTCAATCTGATCCCGCACACGCAAGAAGTGACCAACTGGGGCGAGGTAAGCACCGGCGATTTCGTCAATCTGGAGATCGACACGTTGGCACGCTATGTCGCCCGACTGGCAGAGGCCGGCTGACAGGTTCTGAAAAAGATAAAGTCATCAAATTGTTATCCTTTGTGGGTGTTCTCGCACAGTGTGTTTCGCTAGCAGAGATTTCCTGAATCCGATATCTACAAGGAAATCAATAGGATGAAATTGAACAAGGGAGCCGCGCTCTTTGCGGCTTTGACAATGCTGTCCGGTTGCGTATCCAGCGGGACCGAGCAAAGCGAGTATAACCGCATGAGCTGCCGCGAGTTGGCCTATCACGAAGGCAGGCTGGACGGCGAACTTGGTGCGGCTCGTACCAAATCGCTGACGGGTGGGCTGACCGCCGCGTTGGGCGATGATGAAGTTCAGAGCTACGGTCAGACACAGGCGATTTTCGGCGGTATCGAAGAAAACAGAGCGATCGAGACCAATGATAAAGTCCAGATCGCAAAGGCTCTGAAAGGTTGCTGAGCAGAAAAAAGGGACGCCCTGAGGCGTCCCTCATCCGTATCGGCATAATCGCAATCAGCGCAGGATCGACTTGCCTGCATAGACTGCCGCGTCACCCAGAACTTCCTCGATGCGGATAAGCTGGTTGTATTTCGCCAGCCGGTCCGACCGCGCAAGGCTGCCGGTCTTGATCTGACCGCAATTGGTCGCGACGGCGAGATCGGCGATGGTTGCGTCCTCGGTCTCGCCCGAGCGGTGCGACATCACGCTGGTAAACCCGGCACGCGTCGCCATCGCCACCGCGTCCAGCGTTTCCGAGAGCGTGCCGATCTGGTTCACCTTCACCAGCAGCGAGTTCCCGCAGCCCTGCGCGATACCATCGGCCAGACGCTTGGGATTGGTCACGAAGAGATCGTCGCCGACAAGCTGAACCGAGCCACCCAGTTTTTCGGTCAGCAGCTTCCAGCCCTCCCAGTCATCCTCGGCGCAACCGTCCTCGATGGACAGGATCGGGTAATCGGCGCAGAGCGCGGCCAGATAGTCCACATTCTCGGCGGCGGACAGGGATTTGCCTTCGCCCTTCATCTCGTATTTGCCGTTCTCGAAATATTCGGTCGAGGCACAATCGAGCGCCAGCATGATATCGTCGCCGGGCTTGAAACCTGC
This sequence is a window from Paracoccus aerodenitrificans. Protein-coding genes within it:
- a CDS encoding riboflavin synthase, producing the protein MFTGIITDIGVIARVEQRGDMRARVSTGYDMSGVDLGASISCDGVCLTVIGKGDDWFDVDISAETVSKTNISANGWETGKRINLERALKVGDELGGHIVSGHVDGVAEIVEMRDEGDSTRIVFEAPAELARFIAPKGSVALNGTSLTVNEVDGRRFGVNLIPHTQEVTNWGEVSTGDFVNLEIDTLARYVARLAEAG